A region of Myxococcus stipitatus DSM 14675 DNA encodes the following proteins:
- a CDS encoding complex I subunit 4 family protein, protein MSFFDTHLLNLVVFLPLVFAALVLLLPAGESGQIRTVTFIGMVIDMLVGVWVYLRFETGGPEFQMEYRVHWFKEFGLSYHLGVDGLAVSLLLLTVFLGPLVVLASTTYISHRIKEFHLALLVLQTTMLGALVSLDVLLFYIFFEAMLIPMYLLVGVWGAEDRQMAAVKFFLYTLVGSLLMLVALIAVYFIALPPGARSFDYASIYNGLLDANRQLSACKAGPAGACDSLTGMAATMYTWGPWLFAAFALAFAIKVPMWPVHTWLPDAHVQAPVAGSMILAGVMLKMGTFGFWRYAIPLFPVAAQQARPFLATLSVIGIVYGALMCLAQRDIKKLIAYSSVSHLGYCMLGMLAVTAEGATGSAYQMLNHGISTGALFLLFGFLYERRHSRLMADFGGIAKVMPVFTVAFIIITFSSVAVPGTNGFIGEFLVLLGTFKSDLGAAAGNPHLTTVFGAFATLGVILGAAYMLWMVQKVFFGSLTHRENQHLSDMNLREMLTVLPFIILVGVMGLMPQPFLDRIAPSTDRFIARARVGTPGATHQLDQLRVEVMSVATDSSVALPGAPTPLAARVVPSTRPSAD, encoded by the coding sequence ATGAGCTTCTTCGACACCCACCTGCTCAACCTCGTCGTCTTCCTGCCGCTGGTCTTCGCGGCGCTGGTGCTGCTGCTGCCCGCAGGCGAGTCCGGGCAGATTCGCACCGTCACGTTCATCGGCATGGTCATCGACATGCTCGTGGGCGTGTGGGTGTACCTCCGCTTCGAGACGGGCGGCCCCGAGTTCCAGATGGAGTACCGGGTCCACTGGTTCAAGGAGTTCGGGCTGAGCTACCACCTGGGCGTGGATGGCCTGGCCGTGAGCCTGCTCCTGCTCACCGTGTTCCTGGGCCCCTTGGTGGTGCTGGCCTCCACCACGTACATCAGCCACCGCATCAAGGAGTTCCACCTGGCGCTGCTGGTGCTCCAGACGACGATGCTGGGCGCGCTGGTGTCGCTGGACGTGCTGCTCTTCTACATCTTCTTCGAGGCCATGCTCATCCCCATGTACCTCCTGGTGGGTGTGTGGGGCGCCGAGGACCGCCAGATGGCGGCGGTGAAGTTCTTCCTCTACACGCTGGTCGGCTCGCTGCTGATGCTGGTGGCGCTCATCGCCGTGTACTTCATCGCGCTGCCCCCGGGCGCGCGCTCGTTCGACTACGCGAGCATCTACAACGGCCTGCTGGACGCGAACCGCCAGCTCTCCGCCTGTAAAGCAGGCCCCGCGGGCGCGTGTGACTCGCTCACGGGCATGGCCGCGACGATGTACACCTGGGGCCCGTGGCTGTTCGCCGCCTTCGCGCTGGCGTTCGCCATCAAGGTTCCGATGTGGCCGGTGCACACCTGGTTGCCGGACGCGCATGTGCAGGCGCCGGTGGCCGGCTCCATGATTCTGGCCGGCGTGATGCTGAAGATGGGCACCTTCGGCTTCTGGCGCTACGCGATTCCGCTCTTCCCGGTGGCCGCGCAGCAGGCGCGCCCCTTCCTGGCGACGCTGTCCGTGATTGGCATCGTCTACGGCGCGCTGATGTGTCTGGCGCAGCGGGACATCAAGAAGCTGATTGCCTACTCGTCCGTGAGCCACCTGGGCTACTGCATGCTGGGCATGCTGGCCGTGACGGCCGAGGGCGCCACGGGCAGCGCGTACCAGATGCTCAACCACGGCATCTCGACGGGCGCGCTGTTCCTCCTGTTCGGCTTCCTCTACGAGCGCCGCCACTCGCGGCTCATGGCGGACTTCGGCGGCATCGCGAAGGTGATGCCGGTGTTCACCGTGGCCTTCATCATCATCACCTTCTCCTCGGTGGCGGTGCCGGGCACCAACGGCTTCATCGGTGAGTTCCTGGTGCTGCTGGGCACGTTCAAGAGCGACCTGGGCGCGGCCGCGGGCAACCCGCACCTGACGACGGTGTTCGGCGCGTTCGCCACGCTGGGCGTCATCCTGGGCGCGGCCTACATGCTGTGGATGGTGCAGAAGGTGTTCTTCGGCAGCCTCACGCACCGGGAGAACCAGCACCTGAGCGACATGAACCTGCGCGAGATGCTCACCGTGCTGCCCTTCATCATCCTCGTGGGTGTGATGGGCCTGATGCCGCAGCCGTTCCTGGACCGCATCGCGCCGTCCACCGACCGCTTCATCGCCCGCGCCCGCGTGGGCACCCCCGGCGCCACCCACCAGCTGGACCAGCTGCGTGTGGAGGTGATGTCCGTGGCCACCGACTCCTCGGTGGCGCTGCCGGGAGCCCCCACCCCGCTCGCCGCCCGGGTTGTTCCTTCGACTCGGCCGTCCGCCGACTGA
- the nuoK gene encoding NADH-quinone oxidoreductase subunit NuoK translates to MVPIPYYLLLAAALFCMGMFGVMVRRNALVVFMCVELMLNAANLTFLAFARMHGDVIGHVSAFFVIAVAASEAAIGLAIVIAVFRSRGSVLVEDLRTMKH, encoded by the coding sequence ATGGTCCCCATCCCCTACTACCTCCTGCTTGCCGCCGCCCTCTTCTGCATGGGCATGTTTGGCGTGATGGTGCGCCGCAACGCCCTGGTCGTGTTCATGTGCGTGGAGCTGATGCTCAACGCGGCGAACCTGACCTTCCTGGCGTTCGCCCGCATGCACGGTGACGTCATCGGGCATGTCTCCGCCTTCTTCGTCATCGCGGTGGCCGCGTCTGAAGCGGCCATCGGGTTGGCCATCGTCATCGCCGTCTTCCGGAGCCGAGGCAGCGTCCTGGTGGAAGACCTCCGGACCATGAAGCACTGA
- a CDS encoding NADH-quinone oxidoreductase subunit J, which translates to MNIELILFGAFALLTLLSAGTVIFARSPINSAMALVSTFFFLAGLYVLLWAHTVAILQVMVYAGAIMVLFLFVIMLLNLGESPTRGKPTLARIVGGAATVGLLVVLGIVLLKLPAGAPPTMSAATQASFGTMATLGQTIFTQWLLPFEAVSLLLLVAMVGAVVVAKSRI; encoded by the coding sequence TTGAACATCGAGCTCATCCTTTTCGGGGCGTTCGCGCTCCTGACGCTGCTGTCGGCCGGCACGGTCATCTTCGCGCGGAGCCCCATCAACTCCGCCATGGCCCTGGTCTCCACGTTCTTCTTCCTGGCGGGCCTGTACGTCCTGCTCTGGGCGCACACCGTCGCCATCCTCCAGGTGATGGTCTACGCGGGCGCCATCATGGTGCTCTTCCTGTTCGTCATCATGCTGCTCAACCTGGGCGAGTCCCCCACGCGGGGCAAGCCCACGCTGGCGCGCATCGTGGGTGGCGCGGCGACGGTGGGCCTCCTGGTGGTGCTGGGAATCGTCCTGCTGAAGCTGCCGGCCGGCGCGCCTCCGACGATGAGCGCGGCGACGCAGGCCAGCTTCGGCACCATGGCCACGCTGGGTCAGACCATCTTCACCCAGTGGCTGCTCCCCTTCGAGGCGGTGAGCTTGCTGCTCCTGGTGGCGATGGTGGGCGCGGTGGTGGTGGCCAAGTCGCGAATCTGA
- a CDS encoding serine/threonine-protein kinase has protein sequence MPKAAINRDAVSGEALFILRNLRENGRLGRSNKLADVKASLEPSVSLEFDNYFFFLRKFHYIAMDREAQLKLTEQGERVAGGELSDRFSTEVGEFFADQLASAEDEPPVAQGTEEPMVVPPPPPELLLDETEVVPTAQTQISLPPSPPPMPPMRASRSAMPALDLTPPPNTSQVPAPAPAASPVALVSPAVPEGRRETSIGLAPTAPASPQPLASPPPSATASMPPPAATAAPVAAAPAAPKGNELDLRYQKFDPIGTGPLGTVFKGRFTALGLDICLKELKDIFGYFSFLQRGEVLKRLKKELCAQAQVRHPGIVQVVDQNVEAARPYFVLELMNGSLKERLEAGGGSGVPVPFALRTFLQMAYGLRAAHAVGLTHHNLKPENVLFDGYGNAKLADFGLGRVVEVDSTKGMPQVFVGTGGMAYMAPELMNRGPKEPGPSADIYGLGIMLYEMLTGQIPGRRSPLPSEVNPEAPSGLDQLFDKATQDKREQRYPDVDAMLEDFYKAFPEKEFLTRGDLVLSSDAPQQQQPQS, from the coding sequence ATGCCGAAGGCCGCCATCAACCGCGACGCCGTCAGTGGCGAGGCGCTGTTCATCCTCCGAAACCTGAGGGAGAACGGCCGACTAGGACGCTCGAACAAACTGGCCGATGTGAAGGCCTCGCTCGAACCGTCCGTCTCGCTCGAGTTCGACAACTACTTCTTCTTCCTGCGCAAGTTCCACTACATCGCCATGGACCGCGAGGCCCAGCTCAAGCTCACCGAGCAGGGCGAGCGCGTGGCGGGTGGGGAGCTTTCGGACCGCTTCTCCACGGAGGTGGGGGAGTTCTTCGCCGACCAGCTCGCCTCCGCCGAGGACGAGCCGCCCGTGGCGCAGGGGACCGAGGAGCCGATGGTCGTCCCGCCGCCTCCTCCGGAGCTGTTGCTGGACGAGACGGAGGTCGTTCCCACGGCGCAGACGCAAATCTCGCTGCCTCCCTCGCCGCCGCCCATGCCTCCCATGCGGGCCTCGCGCTCGGCCATGCCCGCGTTGGACCTGACGCCGCCGCCGAACACGTCCCAGGTGCCCGCACCGGCTCCGGCCGCCTCGCCCGTGGCGCTGGTCAGCCCCGCGGTTCCCGAGGGGCGCCGGGAGACGTCCATCGGACTTGCTCCCACGGCGCCCGCGTCGCCGCAGCCCCTTGCCTCTCCTCCGCCGTCCGCGACTGCCTCCATGCCCCCTCCCGCCGCCACCGCTGCTCCTGTTGCCGCCGCGCCCGCCGCTCCGAAGGGCAATGAGCTGGACCTGCGCTACCAGAAGTTCGACCCCATCGGCACGGGCCCGCTGGGCACGGTGTTCAAGGGCCGCTTCACGGCGCTGGGCTTGGACATCTGCCTCAAGGAACTCAAGGACATCTTCGGCTACTTCTCCTTCCTCCAGCGGGGGGAGGTGCTCAAGCGGCTGAAGAAGGAGCTGTGCGCGCAGGCCCAGGTGCGCCACCCCGGCATCGTCCAGGTGGTGGACCAGAACGTGGAGGCCGCGCGCCCCTACTTCGTGCTGGAGCTGATGAACGGCAGCCTGAAGGAGCGGCTGGAGGCCGGGGGTGGCAGCGGCGTGCCGGTGCCCTTCGCGCTGCGCACGTTCCTGCAGATGGCCTATGGCCTGCGCGCCGCGCACGCCGTGGGGCTGACGCACCACAACCTCAAGCCGGAGAACGTCCTCTTCGACGGGTACGGCAATGCCAAGCTGGCCGACTTCGGTCTGGGCCGGGTGGTGGAGGTGGACTCGACCAAGGGCATGCCCCAGGTCTTCGTGGGCACCGGCGGCATGGCCTACATGGCCCCGGAGCTGATGAACCGGGGACCCAAGGAGCCGGGCCCGTCCGCGGACATCTACGGCCTGGGCATCATGCTCTACGAGATGCTCACCGGGCAGATTCCCGGCCGCCGCTCGCCGCTTCCCTCGGAGGTCAACCCCGAGGCGCCCAGCGGGCTGGACCAGCTCTTCGACAAGGCCACCCAGGACAAGCGCGAGCAGCGCTACCCGGACGTGGATGCCATGCTCGAGGACTTCTACAAGGCGTTCCCCGAGAAGGAGTTCCTCACGCGCGGGGACCTCGTCCTCTCGTCGGATGCGCCGCAGCAACAGCAGCCGCAGTCGTGA
- the nuoE gene encoding complex I 24 kDa subunit family protein yields MAEPLFTPEEQKKFDAGIAEIISHYPSDRKSAGMLPALRLLQEIKGWLPPEGLRLVAKHLEVTPERAYEVASFYVMYHLKKPGKYVVDVCTNLSCSLWGAEKMLAYLEEKLGLKAGEANEKFTLRETECLASCGTAPCLQINEDHHESLTRAKLDAILAKLS; encoded by the coding sequence ATGGCGGAGCCCCTGTTCACTCCTGAAGAGCAGAAGAAGTTCGACGCGGGTATCGCGGAGATCATCTCCCACTACCCCTCTGATCGCAAAAGCGCGGGCATGCTCCCGGCGCTGCGGCTGCTCCAGGAGATCAAGGGCTGGCTGCCGCCCGAAGGCCTCCGGCTGGTCGCGAAGCATCTGGAGGTGACTCCGGAGCGCGCCTACGAGGTCGCGAGCTTCTACGTGATGTACCACCTGAAGAAGCCGGGCAAGTACGTCGTGGATGTCTGCACGAACCTGTCCTGCTCGCTCTGGGGCGCGGAGAAGATGCTCGCGTACCTCGAGGAGAAGCTCGGCCTCAAGGCGGGTGAAGCCAACGAGAAGTTCACCTTGCGCGAGACCGAGTGCCTGGCCTCCTGCGGCACCGCGCCGTGCCTGCAGATCAACGAGGACCACCACGAGAGCCTCACCCGCGCCAAGCTGGACGCCATCCTGGCCAAGCTGAGCTGA
- the nuoL gene encoding NADH-quinone oxidoreductase subunit L has protein sequence MTSLSEFLQVAPVAPDVLAPSLWLIIALPLLGAFICGVFGKMLGRANVHLIACSTVGGAFVLSVLTFWATSSMDLESRRLLSFFVNPFGQDRDYVRYALAYDYGTWFSAGDFRVNFGLMVDHLSGILLLVITGVGFLIHLYSTSYMEHDPAYARFFAYLNLFVAAMLVLVMADNLVLLFVGWEGVGMASYLLIGFWYEDPAKAWAGRKAFVTNRIGDFAFLIATFLMVLTVGAFTRQADERDFTSVGTSSQRYASALSDKGPVTFLGLQKMAEALPDGGPGQVNLSTVINAGPLEGYTFGGVMTAALLLFLLGAAGKSAQLPLYVWLPDAMAGPTPVSALIHAATMVTAGVYLFSRMSALLVLSPTAMATVAIIGALTSLLAALIAFAQDDIKKVLAYSTVSQLGIMFMGVGMGIFWAAVLHLVTHAFFKACLFLGAGSVMHGNGDETDIKKLGGLRREMKWTWGTFFVATLAITGIVPLSGFFSKDAIFHGVHHNHLAGLPWVSSVVYYLGLLIAACTAFYMTRVYLLTFEGPRSKEARVAHAHESAWQMTLPLVVLALLSVVSSVYAWPLLKASSDGRPQPVFENFLSPVFSAMNRVVATGKTVELDTSVPALGDYVFAWLVAVSGGALAGFLYLKFFPSRAGQPAPAFARAVRRAAQNKFYVDELYELVIIRPVKFTAFILFRVVDALLIDTVAVRGTAWVTARVGSALRYVQSGDAQAYAAVMALALLGGVAYALIQVLQ, from the coding sequence ATGACCTCCCTCTCGGAATTCCTGCAGGTGGCGCCGGTCGCTCCGGATGTGCTGGCGCCGTCACTGTGGCTCATCATCGCCCTGCCGCTCTTGGGCGCGTTCATCTGCGGCGTGTTCGGCAAGATGCTGGGCCGCGCCAACGTGCACCTCATCGCCTGCTCCACCGTGGGCGGCGCGTTCGTGTTGAGCGTGCTGACCTTCTGGGCCACCAGCAGCATGGACCTGGAGAGCCGGCGGCTGCTGTCCTTCTTCGTCAACCCGTTCGGCCAGGACCGGGACTACGTGCGGTACGCGCTCGCGTACGACTACGGCACCTGGTTCTCCGCGGGCGACTTCCGGGTGAACTTCGGCCTGATGGTGGACCATCTGTCCGGAATCCTGCTGCTGGTCATCACCGGCGTGGGCTTCCTCATCCACCTGTACTCCACCAGCTACATGGAGCACGACCCGGCCTACGCGCGGTTCTTCGCGTACCTGAACCTGTTCGTCGCGGCGATGCTCGTGCTGGTGATGGCCGACAACCTGGTCCTGCTCTTCGTGGGCTGGGAAGGCGTGGGCATGGCCAGCTACCTGCTCATCGGCTTCTGGTACGAGGACCCGGCGAAGGCGTGGGCGGGCCGCAAGGCGTTCGTCACCAACCGCATCGGTGACTTCGCGTTCCTCATCGCCACGTTCCTCATGGTCCTCACCGTGGGCGCCTTCACCCGCCAGGCGGATGAGCGCGACTTCACGTCGGTGGGCACCAGCAGCCAGCGCTACGCGTCCGCGCTCTCCGACAAGGGCCCCGTCACCTTCCTGGGCCTGCAGAAGATGGCGGAGGCGCTGCCCGACGGCGGCCCTGGCCAGGTGAACCTGTCCACCGTCATCAACGCCGGCCCGCTGGAGGGCTACACGTTCGGCGGGGTGATGACGGCCGCGCTGCTGCTGTTCCTCCTGGGCGCCGCCGGCAAGAGCGCGCAGCTGCCGCTGTACGTCTGGCTGCCGGACGCGATGGCTGGCCCGACGCCGGTCTCCGCCCTCATCCACGCCGCGACGATGGTCACCGCGGGCGTCTACCTGTTCAGCCGCATGTCCGCGCTGCTGGTGCTCAGCCCCACGGCCATGGCCACGGTGGCCATCATCGGCGCGCTGACCTCGCTGCTCGCGGCGCTCATCGCCTTCGCGCAGGACGACATCAAGAAGGTGCTGGCCTACTCCACCGTGTCCCAGCTGGGCATCATGTTCATGGGCGTGGGCATGGGCATCTTCTGGGCGGCGGTGCTCCACCTGGTGACGCACGCGTTCTTCAAGGCGTGCCTCTTCCTCGGCGCCGGCAGCGTGATGCACGGCAACGGGGATGAGACGGACATCAAGAAGCTGGGCGGCCTGCGCCGCGAGATGAAGTGGACCTGGGGCACGTTCTTCGTCGCCACCCTGGCCATCACCGGCATCGTCCCGCTGTCCGGCTTCTTCTCCAAGGACGCCATCTTCCACGGCGTGCACCACAACCACCTGGCGGGCCTGCCCTGGGTGTCCAGCGTCGTCTACTACCTGGGCCTGCTCATCGCCGCCTGCACCGCGTTCTACATGACGCGCGTGTACCTGCTGACCTTCGAGGGGCCCCGCTCCAAGGAGGCCCGCGTGGCCCACGCGCACGAGAGCGCGTGGCAGATGACGCTGCCCCTGGTGGTCCTGGCCCTCCTCAGCGTGGTGTCCTCCGTGTACGCGTGGCCGCTGCTGAAGGCCTCCAGCGACGGCCGGCCGCAGCCGGTGTTCGAGAACTTCCTGAGCCCGGTCTTCTCCGCGATGAACCGCGTGGTGGCCACGGGCAAGACGGTGGAGCTGGACACGAGTGTTCCGGCGCTGGGCGACTACGTCTTCGCGTGGCTGGTGGCCGTGTCCGGCGGCGCGCTGGCGGGCTTCCTGTACCTGAAGTTCTTCCCGTCCCGCGCGGGCCAGCCTGCTCCGGCCTTCGCCCGGGCGGTGCGCCGCGCGGCGCAGAACAAGTTCTACGTGGATGAGCTGTACGAGCTGGTCATCATCCGGCCCGTGAAGTTCACGGCCTTCATCCTCTTCCGCGTGGTGGACGCGCTCCTCATCGACACCGTGGCGGTGCGTGGCACGGCGTGGGTGACGGCGCGAGTGGGCAGCGCGCTGCGCTACGTCCAGTCGGGCGACGCGCAGGCCTACGCCGCAGTGATGGCCCTCGCCCTTCTGGGCGGCGTGGCTTACGCCCTCATCCAGGTGCTGCAATGA
- a CDS encoding TIGR02266 family protein, which produces MTPGPENKRQHPRVPAVLKVEYADGRQARDVTENLSHTGLFVQTDQVFTLGDEVRLALSFPGLLDPVEVTGIVAWVRPAGFDQPGGVGVRVERAEDRRRLGDILSAAGPNSHASHVEHEGYRVLIVEDNPHIIEMYSYVLKKLASGELHGKVPLEVHFAPDGHHALLMLRESRFSLVMTDLYMPVMDGFALVERIREEEALRAIPVIAISAGGKEAQDRALQLGVDIYLRKPVKFVEVLETVKQLLRIK; this is translated from the coding sequence ATGACCCCGGGACCAGAGAACAAGCGTCAGCACCCCCGGGTCCCGGCCGTGCTGAAGGTGGAGTACGCGGACGGGCGCCAGGCGCGTGACGTCACGGAGAACCTGTCCCATACGGGACTCTTCGTCCAGACCGACCAGGTCTTCACCCTGGGAGACGAGGTGCGGCTCGCACTTTCTTTCCCGGGACTGCTGGATCCGGTAGAAGTCACCGGCATCGTGGCCTGGGTGAGGCCCGCGGGCTTCGATCAGCCCGGAGGTGTCGGCGTCCGCGTCGAGCGCGCGGAGGACAGGCGGAGACTGGGTGACATCTTGAGTGCGGCAGGACCCAACAGCCACGCGTCCCACGTCGAGCACGAGGGCTACCGTGTGCTCATCGTCGAGGACAACCCGCACATCATCGAGATGTACAGCTACGTCCTGAAGAAGCTGGCCTCGGGAGAGCTGCACGGGAAGGTCCCCCTGGAGGTCCACTTCGCGCCGGACGGCCACCACGCGCTCCTGATGCTGCGCGAGAGCCGCTTCAGCCTGGTGATGACGGACCTCTACATGCCGGTGATGGACGGCTTCGCCCTGGTGGAGCGCATCCGCGAGGAAGAGGCCCTCAGGGCCATCCCCGTCATCGCCATCTCGGCGGGAGGCAAGGAGGCGCAGGACCGCGCGCTGCAACTGGGCGTGGATATCTACCTGCGCAAGCCCGTGAAGTTCGTCGAGGTGCTGGAGACGGTGAAGCAGCTCCTTCGCATCAAGTGA
- the serB gene encoding phosphoserine phosphatase SerB has protein sequence MTSTSSGCLLITVTGKDHPSITSRFTGLLAQAGAELLDVEQVVVQGRLTLCLLVRLPDTRGVPKELLFAARELGVALDFQAVESPDVAASPVAARYVVTAVGRALGARELHSLTSHLSEQGALVERIVRLTHTHLGSVELHVTLPASVDPEALKRSLLALSMRDNTFDVALQRESLFRRSKRMVVMDMDSTLIRIEVIDELARAYGVGEQVSRITERAMHGEMDYDESLRQRVSLLAGLDVSVLRQLAANLPLTEGAETLVKVLKRLGYRTAVISGGFSVAAEALKARLGIDHAFSNVLEESDGKLTGRTVGPIVNARRKAELLEQLAKQEGILLEQVIAVGDGANDLLMLERAGLGIAFRAKPRLREAADTSISAGGLDTILYLLGLTGRELQEAG, from the coding sequence ATGACCTCGACTTCCTCTGGTTGCCTGCTCATCACCGTCACGGGCAAGGACCATCCCTCCATCACCTCCCGCTTCACGGGCCTGTTGGCCCAGGCGGGCGCGGAGCTGCTCGACGTGGAGCAGGTGGTGGTGCAGGGCCGCCTCACGCTGTGCCTGCTCGTTCGTCTGCCCGACACACGTGGCGTCCCGAAGGAGCTGCTCTTCGCGGCTCGGGAGCTGGGCGTGGCGCTCGACTTCCAGGCGGTGGAGTCGCCGGACGTCGCCGCGAGTCCCGTGGCGGCTCGCTACGTCGTCACCGCCGTGGGGCGCGCGCTGGGCGCTCGCGAGCTGCACTCGCTGACGTCGCACCTGTCCGAGCAGGGCGCGCTCGTGGAGCGCATCGTCCGGCTGACGCACACGCACCTGGGCTCGGTGGAGCTGCACGTCACGCTGCCTGCGTCGGTGGACCCGGAGGCGCTGAAGCGCTCGCTGCTGGCGCTGTCCATGCGCGACAACACCTTCGACGTGGCGCTGCAGCGCGAGAGCTTGTTCCGCCGCAGCAAGCGGATGGTGGTGATGGACATGGACTCCACGCTCATCCGCATCGAGGTCATCGACGAGCTCGCGCGGGCGTATGGCGTGGGGGAGCAGGTGTCTCGCATCACCGAGCGCGCCATGCACGGTGAGATGGACTACGACGAGTCCTTGCGTCAGCGCGTGTCGTTGCTGGCGGGACTGGATGTCTCCGTGCTGCGCCAGCTCGCGGCGAACCTGCCGCTGACGGAGGGCGCGGAGACGCTGGTGAAGGTGCTCAAGCGCCTGGGCTACCGCACCGCGGTCATCAGCGGAGGCTTCTCCGTGGCGGCCGAGGCGCTCAAGGCGCGGCTCGGCATCGACCATGCCTTCTCCAATGTGCTCGAGGAATCGGATGGAAAGCTCACCGGCCGCACCGTGGGCCCCATCGTCAACGCGCGTCGCAAGGCGGAGCTGCTGGAGCAATTGGCGAAGCAGGAAGGCATCCTGCTGGAGCAGGTCATCGCGGTGGGCGATGGCGCCAATGACTTGCTGATGCTGGAGCGCGCGGGATTGGGAATCGCCTTCCGCGCCAAGCCTCGGCTTCGAGAGGCCGCTGATACATCGATTTCAGCGGGCGGATTGGACACCATCCTCTACCTCCTGGGGCTCACCGGACGCGAGCTCCAGGAAGCAGGCTGA
- the nuoF gene encoding NADH-quinone oxidoreductase subunit NuoF produces MASTAKGIDPIISAAWGKPQSWTLDSYKKRGGYEGLKKALEMQPAAIIDEVKKSNLRGRGGAGFPTGLKWSFVPKDSPKPKYLAVNGDESEPGTFKDRYILEDDPHMMLEGIAIASYALGVHTCYVYLRGEFKFPAERCQAAIDEAYKAGIFGKKLMGKDFELNCYLVRGAGAYICGEETALLESLEGKKGWPRLKPPFPAVVGLFGSPTVVNNVETLASVPHVFTGGSDWYAKLGTDKSGGTRLVCLSGTVNRPGVYEVSMFTTLAELIYDDKYGRGMPAGRKVKAVIPGGSSAPVLGADELDVAMEFEALKVKQTMAGSGGVIVMDDSTCMVRSLWRVARFYAEESCGQCTPCREGTPWQTRLLRKIEEGRGEPGDIDMLSNVASSIAPYPPIGLGNTICALGDAAALPTHSFLMRFKDEFEAHIREKRCPFGDKPWGSFGDWS; encoded by the coding sequence ATGGCCTCTACGGCAAAGGGCATCGACCCGATCATCTCGGCGGCCTGGGGCAAGCCGCAGTCCTGGACTCTCGACAGCTACAAGAAGCGCGGTGGCTACGAGGGCCTGAAGAAGGCGCTGGAGATGCAGCCGGCCGCCATCATCGACGAGGTGAAGAAGTCCAACCTCCGCGGCCGCGGCGGCGCCGGCTTCCCCACGGGCCTCAAGTGGAGCTTCGTCCCGAAGGACAGCCCCAAGCCCAAGTACCTGGCCGTCAACGGCGACGAGTCCGAGCCGGGCACCTTCAAGGACCGCTACATCCTCGAGGACGACCCGCACATGATGCTGGAGGGCATCGCCATCGCGTCGTACGCGCTGGGCGTGCACACCTGCTACGTGTACCTGCGCGGTGAGTTCAAGTTCCCCGCGGAGCGCTGCCAGGCCGCCATCGACGAGGCGTACAAGGCGGGCATCTTCGGCAAGAAGCTGATGGGCAAGGACTTCGAGCTCAACTGCTACCTGGTCCGCGGCGCCGGCGCGTACATCTGCGGCGAGGAGACCGCGCTCCTGGAGAGCCTCGAGGGCAAGAAGGGCTGGCCGCGCCTGAAGCCGCCCTTCCCCGCGGTGGTGGGCCTGTTCGGCTCCCCCACGGTGGTGAACAACGTGGAGACGCTCGCGAGCGTGCCCCACGTCTTCACGGGGGGCTCCGACTGGTACGCGAAGCTGGGCACGGACAAGTCGGGCGGCACGCGCCTGGTCTGCCTGTCGGGCACGGTGAACCGCCCCGGCGTCTACGAAGTGTCCATGTTCACCACGCTCGCGGAGCTCATCTACGACGACAAGTACGGCCGAGGCATGCCGGCGGGTCGCAAGGTGAAGGCCGTGATTCCGGGCGGGTCCTCGGCGCCGGTGCTGGGCGCGGACGAGCTGGACGTGGCCATGGAGTTCGAGGCCCTCAAGGTCAAGCAGACCATGGCGGGCTCCGGCGGCGTCATCGTCATGGACGACTCCACCTGCATGGTGCGCAGCCTGTGGCGCGTGGCGCGCTTCTACGCGGAAGAGTCCTGCGGCCAGTGCACGCCGTGCCGCGAGGGCACGCCCTGGCAGACGCGGCTGTTGCGCAAGATCGAGGAAGGGCGCGGCGAGCCCGGCGACATCGACATGCTGTCGAACGTGGCCTCGTCCATCGCTCCCTACCCGCCCATCGGCCTGGGCAACACCATCTGCGCGCTGGGCGACGCCGCGGCGCTGCCCACGCACTCGTTCCTGATGCGGTTCAAGGACGAGTTCGAGGCTCACATCCGCGAGAAGCGCTGCCCGTTCGGCGACAAGCCCTGGGGTTCGTTCGGAGACTGGTCTTGA